A genomic window from Pseudogulbenkiania sp. MAI-1 includes:
- a CDS encoding YggT family protein has protein sequence MIAETLQFLIKTLAGLFVLVLLLRFYLQVVRAPFKHPLSQFVMAVTNFAVLPLRKLVPSVHGYDTATLLLALLVGLLSNVLILALNPLPYSFSAPETWLGLLFLSLLDVFRQSLYLLMGAVIVQAVMSWVNPYNPLTPILDALTRPFLRPFRKAAVGGVDLSPLILFLIIQVILMLPVRVLESIFLTQLKVAL, from the coding sequence ATGATCGCCGAGACCCTGCAATTCCTGATCAAGACGCTGGCCGGCCTGTTCGTGCTGGTGTTGTTGCTGCGCTTCTACCTGCAGGTGGTGCGGGCGCCGTTTAAGCATCCGCTGTCGCAGTTTGTGATGGCGGTGACCAATTTTGCCGTGCTGCCGCTACGCAAGCTGGTGCCGAGCGTGCATGGCTACGACACCGCCACGCTGCTTCTCGCCCTGCTGGTCGGCCTGCTCAGCAACGTGCTGATACTGGCGCTCAATCCCTTGCCGTACAGTTTCAGCGCACCGGAGACCTGGCTGGGACTGCTGTTCCTGTCCTTGCTGGACGTGTTCCGCCAGTCGTTGTATCTCTTGATGGGGGCGGTCATCGTGCAGGCCGTCATGAGCTGGGTGAACCCGTACAACCCGCTCACGCCGATCCTGGACGCGCTGACCCGGCCGTTCCTGCGGCCGTTCCGCAAGGCGGCCGTGGGAGGGGTGGACCTCTCGCCGCTGATCCTGTTCCTGATCATCCAGGTCATCCTGATGTTGCCGGTTCGCGTGTTGGAAAGTATTTTTCTGACACAACTCAAGGTAGCGTTGTAG
- the proC gene encoding pyrroline-5-carboxylate reductase, with protein sequence MQITFIGGGNMASAIISGLVRQGDHSIRVVEPSADKRAQLEQSYGVTALEQPPAQLSAADVVVLAVKPQQLKDVCLSLAPGLDNALVVSIAAGVGVAALARWLGSGRIVRVMPNTPAMVGKGVSGLFAPLGLDESDKKNAAAIMAAVGKVFWVESEGGIDDITAISGSGPAYVFYFIESMIAKAREFGFDDATARELVLGTFDGAVELAKQSELDVATLRANVTSKGGTTERAIARFEAEGVKAAIQAGVQDCRARSVELGQLLSQD encoded by the coding sequence ATGCAGATCACCTTCATCGGCGGCGGCAACATGGCTTCCGCCATCATCAGCGGCCTGGTCAGGCAGGGCGACCACAGCATCCGCGTGGTCGAGCCCTCCGCCGACAAGCGCGCCCAGCTCGAGCAGAGCTACGGCGTGACCGCGCTGGAGCAGCCGCCCGCCCAGCTCTCCGCCGCCGACGTGGTGGTGCTGGCGGTCAAGCCGCAACAGCTCAAGGACGTGTGCCTCTCGCTCGCGCCGGGGCTGGACAATGCGCTGGTGGTGTCGATCGCCGCCGGGGTCGGCGTGGCGGCGCTGGCGCGCTGGCTCGGCAGCGGGCGCATCGTGCGGGTGATGCCGAATACTCCGGCCATGGTCGGCAAGGGCGTCTCCGGGTTGTTCGCCCCGCTCGGACTGGACGAGTCCGACAAGAAAAACGCCGCCGCCATCATGGCGGCGGTGGGCAAGGTGTTCTGGGTCGAGAGCGAAGGCGGCATCGACGACATCACCGCCATTTCCGGCAGCGGCCCGGCCTACGTGTTCTACTTCATCGAGTCGATGATCGCCAAGGCGCGCGAGTTCGGCTTCGACGACGCCACCGCGCGGGAGCTGGTGCTGGGCACCTTCGACGGTGCGGTGGAGCTTGCCAAGCAGAGCGAACTCGACGTGGCCACGCTGCGTGCCAACGTCACTTCCAAGGGCGGCACCACCGAGCGCGCCATCGCCCGCTTCGAGGCCGAAGGCGTCAAGGCGGCGATTCAGGCGGGCGTGCAGGATTGCCGGGCCCGTTCCGTGGAGCTGGGACAATTGCTGAGCCAGGACTGA
- a CDS encoding YggS family pyridoxal phosphate-dependent enzyme — protein sequence MTPTIPSSAISSSLEAVRRRLAAAEVAAGRAPGSVRLLAVSKTFPCDAIQDAYAAGQRAFGENYVQELQAKGAELAGLDIEWHFIGPLQSNKTRPVAELAHWVHSVERLKIAERLSVQRPESLPPLNVCLQVNVSGEASKSGCAPHEAVALAQAVAALPRLRLRGLMCIPEPTADPARLAAQFTLLCRLRDELVQQGMALDTLSMGMSSDLELAVREGSTLVRVGTAIFGSRSYPA from the coding sequence ATGACGCCAACCATTCCATCCTCAGCCATTTCGTCTTCCCTGGAGGCGGTGCGCCGGCGGCTTGCCGCGGCCGAGGTCGCCGCCGGGCGCGCGCCGGGCTCGGTGCGCCTGCTCGCGGTCAGCAAGACCTTTCCCTGCGACGCCATCCAGGATGCGTACGCCGCCGGGCAGCGCGCCTTCGGCGAGAATTACGTGCAGGAGCTGCAGGCCAAGGGCGCCGAGCTGGCGGGGCTGGACATCGAGTGGCACTTCATCGGGCCGCTGCAATCCAACAAGACGCGGCCGGTGGCCGAGCTGGCGCACTGGGTGCACTCGGTCGAGCGCCTGAAAATCGCCGAGCGCCTGTCGGTGCAGCGTCCTGAGTCGTTGCCGCCGCTCAACGTCTGCCTGCAGGTCAACGTGTCGGGCGAGGCCAGCAAAAGCGGCTGCGCGCCGCACGAGGCGGTGGCGCTGGCGCAAGCCGTCGCCGCCCTGCCCCGGCTCAGATTGCGCGGCCTGATGTGCATTCCCGAGCCGACTGCCGACCCGGCCCGGCTGGCCGCCCAGTTCACCCTGTTGTGCCGCCTTCGCGACGAACTGGTGCAACAGGGCATGGCGCTCGATACTCTGTCGATGGGCATGTCGTCCGACCTGGAACTGGCGGTGCGCGAAGGCTCGACCCTGGTGCGGGTAGGCACGGCGATTTTCGGTTCGCGATCGTATCCGGCATAA
- a CDS encoding type IV pilus twitching motility protein PilT, which produces MEISELLAFTVKNKASDLHLSAGLPPMIRVNGDVRRINLPPLEHHDVHDKVYDIMNDFQRKAFEEMMECDFSFELPGIARFRVNAFMQNRGMGAVFRVIPSKVLTLEELSAPKIFQEIASYPRGLVLVTGPTGSGKSTTLAAMIDYINENDFSHILTVEDPIEFVHQSKRCMINQRELGQQTHSFANALRSALREDPDVILVGEMRDLETIRLAMTAAETGHLVFGTLHTSSAAKTVDRIVDVFPAGEKEMVRSMLSESLRAVISQTLLKTKDGSGRVAAHEIMIGTPAIRNLIRENKIAQINSMIQTGQQYGMQTLDQCLQELVRRNIASPAEARQKASNKDLF; this is translated from the coding sequence ATGGAAATTTCCGAGCTCTTGGCATTCACCGTCAAGAACAAGGCGTCGGACCTGCACCTGTCGGCCGGCTTGCCACCGATGATCCGGGTCAACGGCGACGTGCGCCGCATCAACCTGCCGCCGCTCGAGCACCACGACGTGCACGACAAGGTGTACGACATCATGAACGACTTCCAGCGCAAGGCGTTCGAGGAGATGATGGAGTGCGACTTCTCGTTCGAGCTGCCCGGCATCGCCCGCTTCCGCGTCAACGCCTTCATGCAGAACCGCGGCATGGGGGCGGTGTTCCGGGTGATTCCGTCCAAGGTGCTGACGCTGGAGGAATTGTCGGCGCCGAAGATCTTCCAGGAGATCGCGAGCTACCCGCGCGGCCTGGTGCTGGTGACCGGGCCGACCGGCTCCGGCAAGTCGACCACGCTGGCGGCGATGATCGACTATATCAATGAGAACGATTTCTCCCACATCCTCACCGTGGAAGACCCGATCGAATTCGTCCACCAGAGCAAGCGCTGCATGATCAACCAGCGCGAGCTGGGGCAACAGACGCACAGCTTCGCCAACGCGCTGCGCTCGGCGCTGCGCGAAGACCCGGACGTGATCCTGGTGGGCGAGATGCGCGACCTGGAGACCATCCGCCTGGCCATGACGGCGGCGGAAACCGGCCACCTGGTGTTCGGCACGCTGCATACCAGTTCGGCCGCCAAGACCGTGGACCGTATCGTCGACGTGTTCCCGGCCGGCGAGAAGGAGATGGTGCGCTCGATGCTGTCGGAAAGCCTGCGCGCGGTGATCTCGCAGACGCTGCTGAAGACCAAGGACGGCAGCGGGCGGGTGGCGGCGCACGAGATCATGATCGGCACGCCGGCCATCCGCAACCTGATCCGCGAGAACAAGATCGCCCAGATCAACTCGATGATCCAGACCGGCCAGCAGTACGGCATGCAGACGCTGGACCAGTGCCTGCAGGAGCTGGTGCGGCGCAACATCGCCTCGCCGGCCGAGGCGCGGCAGAAGGCCAGCAACAAGGACTTGTTCTAA